In Rariglobus hedericola, the DNA window CGTGTTTCAGCGGTCGCGCAGGAGTTCGCGGCGTTTCTGCTGAAAGCGGCGCTGGCGGGCCAGTGGCTCTCGATGATGGGGGTTTGAATGAGCCGCCTTCATTTCAGTCTGATACGGCATTCAGCAAACGCTGAAATGCGGTGAAAACTGAAATGTCGTATGGATATGGAGCGGGACGCCTTTCCTTCGGCGGAATTGACTCACTTTCTCGCCGAACCACTGTTTCAGCCATGAGCATCGCCGAGCTTCGACTTCTGCCCAACAGCGAGAAACTCAAAATCATCGAGACGCTCTGGGCTGATCTGTCCGCCGACGAAGCCTCGTTCGAATCTCCCGCCTGGCACGCCGAGGAACTCCGCAAAACCGAGGAAGATTTGAAAGCAGGGCGCGTGACTGCGGTTGATTGGGACGAAGCCAAGAAAGCACTCCGCAAACGCTTCGAGTGAAACTGCGGATCCTTACTCCCGCGATTGAAGATCTGGCTGCCGGCCGGGCCGTTTACGATCACCAGAGCTTGGGAGTAGGAGATTATTTCTTCGACAGTCTATTCGCCGAAATCGACTCGCTGGTGCTGTATGCAGGCACCCACCCCATCAGGCACGGCCATCACCGGATGCTGGCCCGGCGTTTCCCGCACGCGATCTACTACAAAATCACAAACGACGAAGTGCCCGTTCACCGGGTTATCGATTGCCGCCGCGATCCCAAGTGGATCCAGCGGCAGCTCAGACGTCGTTGATTGCAGATGCCCGGTTTTTATCTGTGTTTATCTGCGTGATCTGTGGTCAATAAATTTAGACGAGGTGCGGTTGGGCGGCGGCAGGAACGGATGATTTTTTGTGGCGGGACAGGGCGACGACTCCGAGGCCGGCCAGGGCGGTGGCGCCGCCGGCCCACATCACGGCGGAGGTGCCGAGGTCATCGACGATGCGTCCGCCGACCACCGAGCCGAGCGCGATGAATATTTGAAATGTGGATACCAGCAGCGCCGCGCCGCCTTCGAGGGCTTCGGGCGCGGCTTTGAAGACCCAGAGTTGCAGCACGACCGGAATCGCGCCGAAGGCCAGGCCCCACGCGATGAGAAGCACGGCGGCTCCGGTGAGTTGGTGGCCGAAGACGGGCAACAGCATGACGGCGCCGGCCAGCAGCGAAACGGCGGTGATGAGCGTGAGCCGCAGGTTGCGCGCGGCGAAGGCACCGCCGGCGAAGTTGCCCACGATGCCGGCGACTCCGAAGGCGAGCAGGAGTGAGCTGAGTGAGCCGGGGCTGATGGTCGCGCTGTCTTTGAGGAAGGGTGTGACGTAGGTGTAGGCCGCGAAGTGTCCGGCGATGACGAAGGCGATGGTGAGCAGACCGAGACGGGCGTCGGAGTGGCCGAGCAAACTCACGAGCTGGCGCACGCCGGGCGTGGGCGGAGACGGGAGCGAGGGCAGCACGAAGAGTTGCACCGCGCCGATGAGGAGCGCGACACCGCCGAGGACGATGAAGGCGACGCGCCAGCCGGCGAGTCCGGCGATCAACGTGCCGGAGGGCACGCCAATGACGGTGGCGATGGAGATGCCGGCGAAGATGATCGTGGTGGCGCGCGCGGCGGAGCCGGGCGGCACGAGGCGCGCACCGAGCGTGACGGCGATGGTCCAGAATCCGCCGAGGGTGATGCCGAAGAGCACGCGGGCGACGATCATCACCGCGAAGTTGGGCGCGAAGGCGGCGAGGAGATTGGAGGCGACCAGCAGGCCGATGAGAAACAGGACAAGCGTGCGGCGGTCGAAGTGGCCGGCGGTGATCGTCATGACGGGCGCGGCAATCGCGGCGACGAGGCCGGGAATCGTAATCATGAGACCGGCGGTCCCGGCGGTGACTTCGAGGCCGCCGGCGATGTGCGTGAGCAGGCCGATGGGCAGGAACTCGGAGGTGACGACGACGAAGGCGCCGAGCGCGACCGAGAGGACGGCGAGCCAGGATTTGGAGAGGGAGGGAGACGAGGCGCTCACGATTTTTTCGGACGGTTTCAATTCGGAATGGTTACACAGAGGCGGAAGACCGGTGTCTCGCGAAGGCGGCGAAGGGAGCGAAGGTTCGGAATAAGGGGATTCCTTTGATCGGACCTTCGCGTCCTTCGTTTACTTCGCGAGACGAGGTCGGTGGCTCAGCGGATGCCGCCGGCGATGACGATGGTCTCGCCGGTAATCCAGCGGGAGTCATCGGAGGCGAGGAACACCACGGGCGTAGCGATTTCGTCGGGCTGGCCGATGCGGCCGAGCGGAGTATCGGCTTCGATCTTCTTGCGGAAGTCGCTCTCGATAAAACCGGCGGTGTGCGCACCTTCGGTCTCGATCATGCCGGGGTTGACCGAGTTGACGCGGATCTTTTTCGCGCCGAGTTCGACGGAGAGCACGCGGGTGATCGAATCCACGGCGGCCTTGGTCGCGCTATAAACAGAGGAGCCGGGAATGGCGTTCTTCGCCACGATGGAGCTGATGTTGATCACGCTGCCGCCAGTGGCGGGGAAGAGCGGCACGGCGGCCTGAGTGGTAAGGAGGAGTCCGAGGACGTTGATGTTGAACTGGCGATGGAAGAGCTCGGGGGTGACGGCTTCGAGCGGGGCGAACTCATAGACGCCGGCGTTGTTCACGAGGATGTCGAGGCGTCCGCCGAAGGCGGCTTTGGTGTCGGCGAGGAGGCGTGTGATGTCCTCGGGTTTGGAGACGTCACCGGCGACGGCGAAGGCCTTGCCTCCGGCGGCGATGATCTCGGCGACGACTTTGTCGGCACCGGCTTTGGAGGAAGCGTAGTTGACGGCGACGGACGCGCCGGCGGCGGCGAGGTGCTTGGCGATGGAAGCGCCGATGCCTTTGGAGGCACCGGTGACGAGGGCGGTTTTACCGGCGAGTTTTTGTGTGCTCATGATGGTTTTGGTTTCTGACTTTTAATTTGTTCGGACGGGAAATTTAGGAAGTGGGTTGGGACCAGCCGCCGCCGAGGGCTTTGATCAGGGCGACGTGGGTGATCCAGCGCTGGCCGGCGAGTTGGGCGTCGGCCCGCTCAACGACGAGTGCGGTGCGTTGCGCGTCGACGACTTCGAAGTAGCTCACGAAGCCGGCGTCGTAGCGTTTCTGCGAAAGATCGGCTCCGCGGCGGGCGCTGGCGACGGCGCGGGACTGCGCGGCCGCCTGGTCGCCGAGAAGACGCGAGGCGGTGAGCGCGTCCTGCACTTCACGGAGGGCGACGAGCACGCTTTGCTGGTAGGTCGCGGCGGCTTCGTCGTAAGCGGCACGGCTGCGGGCGAGGTTGGCTTTGTTGCGTCCGCCTTGGAAGAGCGGGAGGTAGATGCTCGGTCCGAAAGACCACAAGCGGCTGTCGGGTTTGGTGAGGTCGCTGATGTCGGCGCTGGCGTAACCGGCGGCACCGGTGAGCGCGATGGTCGGGAAGAACGCGGACTTCGCCACGCCGATGCGGGCGCTGGCGGCGGCGAGGCTGCGTTCGGCGGCTGCGATGTCGGGGCGGCGCGTGAGCAGGTTGCCGGGGAGGCCGGCGGGGATGGCCGGGGGAGGAGTTGAGAGTTGAGTGATGAGAGTTGAGTGATCGGAGGACGGAGCGGGTTCGCCGAGGAGGACGGCGAGGGCGTTTTGGGTGGCGGAGCGGCGGATCGCGAGTGCGGCAGCGTCGGCTTCGGTGGCGGCGAGTTCGGTTTCGGCGCGGGCGAGCGCGACGTCATCGGCGGTGCCCTGGCGGACGCGGGCTTGGATGAGTTGGAGCGTGTCGCGGCGAACGGCGGTGGTTTGCGTGACGATGGCGAGTTCGCGGTCGAGAGCGCGGAGCGTGAAGTGCGTCGTCGCGACCTCGGCGGTGAGCGAAAGGCGGGCGGCGGCAAACGTGGCGCCGGCGGCGTCGAGATCGGCGCGGGCGCTTTGGTTGAGGCGGCGCACGCGGCCGAAGAGGTCGAGTTCCCACGAGAGATCGATCGAGAGGCGGTGGGTGGTCGCCGGGGAATCGGGGAGCGCGTTGTCGACGGTGCGCGAGCTGCGTTCACGGGTGAGCGAGGGATCGGCGGCGAGCGACGGCAGGTAGGCCGAGCGGGCGACACCGGCGAGGGCGCGGGATTGTTCGACACGGGCAAGCGCGGCGCGCAAGTCCTGGTTGGCAGCGAGCGCGCGGGTGATGAGCGCGTCGAGCGCAGGGTCGTTGAAGGCGCGCCACCAGTCGGGCGCGAGGGCGACGGAGGTGGTGTCGGCGGCGTCACGGTAGGTGGCCGGGGTGGGTGCGTCGGGGCGCTGGTAATCGGGGCCGACGGAAGGCAGCGCGGCGATGGCTGTAGCTGCGGTGGTGAGGGAGAGCAGGAGCGTTTTCATGGTCGTGCGGTTCAGGCGTTGGCGGGTTCGATGTGCGCGGTTTCGACGACGGCGAGCGCGGGCTTTTTCACGCCGATCTTTTCGAGGACTACGTAGAAGATCGGCGTGAGGAAGAGGCCGAAGATCGTCACGCCGATCATGCCGGCGAAGACGGCCACGCCCATCGCTTGACGCATCTCGGCTCCGGCGCCGGAGGAGAAGACAAGCGGGATGACGCCGGCGATGAAGGCGATCGAGGTCATGAGGATCGGACGCAGGCGCAGGCGGCTGGCTTCGAGCGCGGCTTCGACGATCCCCTTCCCTTCCTCGCGGAGCTTCACGGCGAACTCGACAATCAAGATGGCGTTCTTGGCGGCGAGTCCGATGAGGACGATCAGGCCGATCTGCGTGAAGATGTTGTTGTCGCCCTTGGTCAGCCAGATGCCGAGCAGAGCGAAGAGGATGCCCATGGGCACGACCAAGAGGACGGCGAACGGGAGGCGGAAGCTCTCGTATTGGGCGGCGAGGACGAGGAACACCAGGAGGATGCTCAGCGGGAAGATGAACAGGCCGGTATTGCCAGCGATGATACGCTGGAACGTGAGGTCGGTCCAATCGAGGACGACGCCTTTCGGGAGGGTTTCGGCGGCGAGTTTTTCCATGATGGCCTCGGCTTCGACGGAGCTGTAGCCGGGGGCGGGCGCGCCACTGAGATCGGCGGCGGCGTAGCTGTTGTAGCGCATGGCGCGGTCGGGACCGTAGGACTCCTTCACGGTGGCTAGGGTGCCGAGGGGGATCATCTGACCGGCGGCGTTGCGAACTTTGAGGCGGTTAATGTCGGAGGCGTGCGTGCGGAACTGCGCGTCGGCCTGGGCGACGACCTGGTAGGTGCGGCCGAAACGGTTGAAGTCGTTCACGTAGAGCGAGCCGAGGTTGACCTGGAGCGTCTCGAAGATGTTGGAGAGCGGGACGCCCTGCTGCTTGGCCTTGGCGCGGTCGACGTCGATCTCGAGCTGCGGGGTGTTGACGGTGAAGCTGGAGTAGACACCGGCGAGGCCGGGAGTCTGGTTGGCGCGGGCGATGAGTTCCTGCGTGGCGCGGTAGAGCTCGTCGTAGCCGACGGCAGCGCGGTCCTGCACGTAGAGCTTGAAGCCGCCGGTGGT includes these proteins:
- a CDS encoding addiction module protein, with translation MSIAELRLLPNSEKLKIIETLWADLSADEASFESPAWHAEELRKTEEDLKAGRVTAVDWDEAKKALRKRFE
- a CDS encoding type II toxin-antitoxin system RelE/ParE family toxin, which produces MKLRILTPAIEDLAAGRAVYDHQSLGVGDYFFDSLFAEIDSLVLYAGTHPIRHGHHRMLARRFPHAIYYKITNDEVPVHRVIDCRRDPKWIQRQLRRR
- a CDS encoding MFS transporter, which produces MSASSPSLSKSWLAVLSVALGAFVVVTSEFLPIGLLTHIAGGLEVTAGTAGLMITIPGLVAAIAAPVMTITAGHFDRRTLVLFLIGLLVASNLLAAFAPNFAVMIVARVLFGITLGGFWTIAVTLGARLVPPGSAARATTIIFAGISIATVIGVPSGTLIAGLAGWRVAFIVLGGVALLIGAVQLFVLPSLPSPPTPGVRQLVSLLGHSDARLGLLTIAFVIAGHFAAYTYVTPFLKDSATISPGSLSSLLLAFGVAGIVGNFAGGAFAARNLRLTLITAVSLLAGAVMLLPVFGHQLTGAAVLLIAWGLAFGAIPVVLQLWVFKAAPEALEGGAALLVSTFQIFIALGSVVGGRIVDDLGTSAVMWAGGATALAGLGVVALSRHKKSSVPAAAQPHLV
- a CDS encoding SDR family NAD(P)-dependent oxidoreductase, with the protein product MSTQKLAGKTALVTGASKGIGASIAKHLAAAGASVAVNYASSKAGADKVVAEIIAAGGKAFAVAGDVSKPEDITRLLADTKAAFGGRLDILVNNAGVYEFAPLEAVTPELFHRQFNINVLGLLLTTQAAVPLFPATGGSVINISSIVAKNAIPGSSVYSATKAAVDSITRVLSVELGAKKIRVNSVNPGMIETEGAHTAGFIESDFRKKIEADTPLGRIGQPDEIATPVVFLASDDSRWITGETIVIAGGIR
- a CDS encoding efflux transporter outer membrane subunit, translated to MKTLLLSLTTAATAIAALPSVGPDYQRPDAPTPATYRDAADTTSVALAPDWWRAFNDPALDALITRALAANQDLRAALARVEQSRALAGVARSAYLPSLAADPSLTRERSSRTVDNALPDSPATTHRLSIDLSWELDLFGRVRRLNQSARADLDAAGATFAAARLSLTAEVATTHFTLRALDRELAIVTQTTAVRRDTLQLIQARVRQGTADDVALARAETELAATEADAAALAIRRSATQNALAVLLGEPAPSSDHSTLITQLSTPPPAIPAGLPGNLLTRRPDIAAAERSLAAASARIGVAKSAFFPTIALTGAAGYASADISDLTKPDSRLWSFGPSIYLPLFQGGRNKANLARSRAAYDEAAATYQQSVLVALREVQDALTASRLLGDQAAAQSRAVASARRGADLSQKRYDAGFVSYFEVVDAQRTALVVERADAQLAGQRWITHVALIKALGGGWSQPTS